Proteins from a single region of Theileria parva strain Muguga chromosome 1, complete sequence, whole genome shotgun sequence:
- a CDS encoding Inner membrane complex family protein, producing the protein MFDCCSGANFLEAEETFLNHKTVLEEAGVNTNELNGLDATHYQILEPITQTRVIEVEKEYVEEKIVEVPEVQVVDKYVDVDVPVVKYKPVYKKKEVVVERVKHVPKIIYEDKIVEVPQVQYVEKEVDVPQYVTKERIVKEPKVMVVERVIPILKVNKAKHAKEVEGEGHEYLEDSYEGDY; encoded by the exons ATGTTTGACTGCTGTTCTGGCGCAAATTTTTTGGAAGCTGAGGAAACTTTTCTCAACCACAAAACAGTTTTAGAGGAGGCCGGCGTTAACACCAACGAACTCAACGGACTTGATGCCACTCACTATCAAATTCTCGAACCCATTACCCAG ACTAGGGTGATTGAGGTGGAGAAGGAGTATGTTGAGGAGAAGATTGTTGAGGTTCCTGAGGTCCAGGTGGTTGACAAGTATGTGGACGTTGACGTGCCTGTTGTAAAGTACAAGCCTGTTTACAAGAAGAAGGAAGTTGTCGTTGAGCGTGTTAAGCACGTCCCTAAGATTATCTACGAGGATAAGATTGTGGAGGTTCCGCAGGTACAGTACGTTGAAAAGGAGGTCGACGTTCCTCAGTACGTTACCAAGGAGCGAATAGTAAAGGAACCGAAAGTCATGGTCGTCGAACGCGTTATTCCCATCCTTAAGGTTAACAAGGCCAAACATGCCAAGGAAGTTGAAGGCGAAGGCCACGAATACCTCGAGGACTCCTACGAAGGCGATTATTAA
- a CDS encoding WD domain G-beta repeat protein, protein MSFSRTTFDEQPQKFMLNNLPNDSISHLRWSTTTNPLLLTAGSWDKTLRIWKVTTGLGNAVNTDMVYTFKQDAPVLCSAFSTDSMRLFGGGCTNNVLAYDLNNPSSTGVVIARHQKPVSGVHWIPQFNLLLSTSWDGGVSLWDGRQENPVWSENLGAKVFASDVKDNLMCVADSNRKLSVWSLEKLQHSNSKITIDSSLKLQIRALSLFPDTKVRSGVAYSSIGGRCVVNYFTEEEKKNNFSFKCHRQDQPGKGTFTYSVNAIDFHAVYGTFVSGGGDGTFTIWDKDNKSRVKAFSNLGAPVVDVKFMSEGNLLAFATSYDWYKGLNHSLITNTSKSIGIVKLKEEDIKSKPRPFGSRR, encoded by the exons ATGTCGTTTTCACGTACCACATTCGATGAACAACCTCAAAAGTTTATGCTAAATAACTTACCAAATGACTCCATTTCACATCTAAGATGG AGTACAACCACAAACCCCCTGTTACTAACAGCTGGGAGTTGGGACAAGACTCTTAGGATTTGGAAAGTTACCACAGGCCTCGGGAACGCAGTTAATACGGATATGGTATACACTTTTAAACAGGACGCTCCCGTACTCTGCTCTGCTTTCTCCACA GACTCAATGCGTTTATTTGGAGGGGGCTGTACAAATAATGTGTTAGCgtatgatttaaataaccCGAGTAGTACGGGAGTAGTCATAGCAAGGCACCAGAAGCCAGTTAGTGGAGTACATTGGATTCCCCAGTTCAACTTACTGTTGTCCACAAGTTGGGATGGCGGTGTAAGTTTATGGGATGGAAGACAAGAAAACCCAGTGTGGTCAGAGAACTTGGGCGCTAAAGTTTTCGCGTCTGATGTTAaggataatttaatgtgtgTAGCAGACAGTAACCGAAAGCTCAGTGTCTGGAGTCTTGAGAAGCTCCAACACTCCAAcagtaaaataacaattgaTTCCAGTTTAAAGCTCCAAATTCGAGCATTATCGCTATTTCCAGACACTAAAGTACGTTCAGGGGTTGCATACAGCTCAATTGGCGGTCGCTGTGTAGTAAACTACTTTACAGAAGAGGAAAAGAAGAATAATTTCTCCTTCAAGTGTCATAGGCAGGACCAGCCTGGCAAGGGCACTTTTACATATTCAGTAAATGCAATTGATTTCCACGCAGTGTACGGCACTTTCGTCTCAGGAGGAGGTGATGGCACCTTTACCATCTGGGATAAGGATAACAAGTCGAGAGTTAAGGCCTTTTCCAATTTAGGAGCACCGGTAGTTGACGTCAAGTTCATGTCGGAAGGTAACCTCCTGGCCTTTGCCACAAGCTATGACTGGTACAAAGGCCTAAATCACTCGTTAATAACCAACACTAGTAAATCTATCGGAATCGTCAAG ttGAAGGAAGAAGATATAAAGTCCAAGCCGAGACCCTTTGGATCACGTAGatga
- a CDS encoding SpoU rRNA Methylase family protein has protein sequence MKFGSKANFHFLLGNTKFLSKNAISPCEIQRFNPNLSQIYNFTIFSKEQIKSKITIKIPHWLDISDSSSDLSFNPVSSNPESNKFDNGYDPEVLTDKPIVSEEKGLKLINKQPLKKIRPFKLNELSVFNTDPYKLIKPIRKNPVLRHIWKLRVSSAYRRGIQKRLVVGSNIIRHILTHTEARFDTILTTNKELIDFVLSNPLLNCRYSRIQLVDRYTLQYCLRGTTHSYLSSDAIADAAIPTPNTNITPRFVVAIDNLKYARNIGSIIRTSLAFGVDLLFYLNGTTDPFNWKVSSVTGGLQYSIPYRFGDLSDLRKFCKQNELVPVVAHLEGEPLETFKLSGKGVCLILGNESHGPNPQSFNFARRVSLYMHPFTDSLNVSIAGAIIIHQLKCLQLSQAD, from the exons ATGAAATTTGGTTCCAAGGctaattttcattttctacTTGGTAATAccaaatttttatctaaaaacGCAATTAGTCCCTGTGAAATTCAAAGATTTAACCCAAATTTATCccaaatttacaatttcaCAATTTTTTCTAAAG aacaaattaaatcaaaaatTACCATTAAAATACCACATTGGCTGGATATTTCAGATTCTAGCAGCGATCTTTCATTTAATCCTGTATCTTCCAACCCCGAATCTAACAAATTTGACAACGGATATGATCCTGAAGTATTAACTGACAAACCCATTGTTTCAGAGGAAAAGGGtctaaaattgataaataagCAGCCGTTGAAGAAGATAAGACCATTTAAACTAAACGAGTTAAGTGTGTTCAACACTGATCcgtataaattaataaaaccAATAAGGAAGAACCCAGTTCTGAGGCACATTTGGAAACTGAGAGTAAGCTCTGCATATAGGCGTGGAATACAAAAAAGGCTTGTGGTAGGTTCAAACATAATAAGGCATATCCTGACCCACACCGAGGCCAGATTTGATACTATCCTGACCACAAACAAAGAACTCATCGATTTCGTACTCTCAAATCCTTTACTCAACTGTAGATATTCCAGAATACAACTTGTGGATAGGTATACTCTACAGTACTGCTTAAGGGGAACTACGCACTCATACCTGTCATCAGACGCTATTGCTGATGCAGCAATTCCCACACcaaatacaaatattacTCCCAG ATTTGTCGTTGCCattgataatttgaaataCGCAAGAAATATTGGTTCAATTATTAGAACCTCCTTGGCCTTTGGTGTtgatttgttattttacctaAACGGAACAACTGATCCATTTAACTGGAAAGTTTCA TCTGTAACTGGCGGATTACAGTACTCAATTCCTTACAGATTTG GTGACTTGAGTGACTTGAGGAAGTTTTGTAAGCAGAACGAGCTGGTTCCAGTAGTTGCTCACTTGGAAGGAGAACCATTGGAAACATTTAAACTCTCAGGTAAAGGAGTGTGCCTAATTCTAGGCAACGAATCCCACGGACCAAACCCCCAATCATTTAACTTTGCCCGCAG GGTGTCACTTTATATGCATCCGTTTACTGACTCATTAAACGTTTCAATAGCCGGCGCTATAATAATACATCAGCTAAAGTGCTTACAATTAAGTCAAGCTGACTAG
- a CDS encoding Ribosomal L32p family protein — MQIFGLLLFLKLYYSFDFMINLTTRSLSHINLTNDFKDKRTGKLIFFVESLNISRHQNSKKRINSCYTYVSVPSPFISLTYRNGTRLFAVPKKKPSKRRTKIRKTAWMKRFPKNYKPPMMLDMYDIVKYTSGTFTKSRTIHENWLNLPNTALDGKHVFNMEVRPSW, encoded by the exons ATGCAAATTTTTGggttattattatttttgaaaCTGTACTATTCATTTGattttatgataaatttaacaactAGAAGCCTATCGCACATAAATCTGACTAACGattttaaagataaaagaacaggaaaattaattttttttgtGGAATCCTTAAACATCTCTCGACAtcaaaatagtaaaaaaagGATTAACTCGTGTTACACATACGTTTCAGTCCCTTCTCCCTTCATATCCTTAACGTATAGAAATGGAACCCGTTTATTTGCTGTTCCGAAGAAGAAGCCTTCTAAACGTAGGACAAAAATAAGGAAGACAGCCTGGATGAAGAGATTCCCAAAGAATTACAAACCG CCTATGATGTTGGATATGTACGACATAGTCAAGTATACTTCTGGAACATTTACCAAGTCTAGGACAATTCACGAAAATTGGCTAAATTTGCCAAACACCGCACTTGACGGGAAACACGTTTTTAACATGGAAGTCAGGCCCAGTTGGTGA
- the CSTF3 gene encoding Suppressor of forked protein (Suf) family protein: MAPRDSDLSNKFIVTKKIFISVLPDSNALIPEKFQTIAESDLPSNIFLLDTPEDDNSWFKHIKVCRSTELLEEACSLYPKYWKVYYRHALYYIYKNDTHRASQVFTEALKVLNDYDLHLKFLLFLYHTASIHEYIHSLINAIEMSGLDYRSDIIWREWALILVKIYNCNLLSLNMTSGLLPDLFSMDPNVLKTPLIPSDTEQIAFRSPANFDKDKRTYLTLYGEVNALRNLFHKWLRTPTNNMRSLWDAYSIFENTIDSSGTLSTKLLGDNKNIINLSMRAYERITELYSKVYPIKAASYEGTVSSNSGVQVAIDNWMDIIKYEETNPLETDRQSLIERVIFNFERALCPLVFSREMWYKYFQFLLFSDRRSQGIEKLELVLSSFLRDDEKLRFVLALYLDESGEPERAHEHFAMLVLPGLRGKTDLDQDLTGELKLRKLLQCKDFMSHEKSELGGIIHYLNFIRREKHVSEWREEVQLILSKSDLSSWDLYWYAASTEMRCFKDYDRAIQILKQAQTKISFNFNYTLLFLNTMLNIGKHNDVRVLLSELIVGSLDKSSKITETDRGHLWNFWLNMEYLYGTAEQFNKVKSLYVSSMISAKLSLDTFTEKFTQGSRPTVFALYSDITEAFEKASNSKRKMAQDLGAIVESRRKLFCSGIDFEHLDNIFKFNITFGTSYSVDHNPTNIHTNHVSNTVSNTVSETSNVNVEQDQQDSVDLDNVDLVDNADLSDVDEASKLPKRINPNLQDNPKLKEFTHEPREYMTVIKYGTKICRPNVSRLSEIEPKMTTSLESLVQLHGSKRPILPPKFRPLDSTGTPCKALFDFIRLLPSSKDNKFSNLYVNTESIDYLIRTVENMDLGNIEIDQYQPLPTNLSNQLKQTDETLNEKSFEFNQGLENILRFLQDNALFDERPVKKPKIAI; the protein is encoded by the exons atggCGCCTAGAGATTCAGATTTgtctaataaatttattgtgACTAAGAAGATTTTCATTTCAGTGCTTCCAGACTCGAACGCTCTGATCCCTGAAAAATTCCAAACTATCGCCGAATCCGACCTTCCTTCCAATATTTTCCTCCTAGACACTCCCGAAGATGATAATTCCTGGTTCAAACACATCAAG GTATGTAGGAGTACTGAATTGCTTGAGGAGGCTTGTTCTTTATACCCAAAGTACTGGAAGGTGTATTACCGTCACGCCTTGTATTACATATACAAGAACGACACGCACAGGGCAAGTCAGGTTTTCACCGAGGCGCTTAAAGTCCTAAACGACTACG ATTTACACCTAAAGTTCCTGCTGTTTCTTTACCACACAGCCTCAATTCATGAGTATATACACTCACTCATCAACGCCATTGAAAtg tcTGGGTTGGATTATAGATCGGATATAATATGGCGTGAGTGGGCGTTGATACTGGTGAAGATATATAACTGCAATTTGCTATCACTGAATATGACGTCTGGCCTATTGCCAGACTTGTTCTCGATG GACCCTAACGTGTTGAAAACTCCGCTGATCCCAAGTGACACTGAACAAATCGCTTTCAGGTCACCTGCTAATTTTGACAAGGATAAAAGAACTTATCTCACACTTTACGGCGAAGTTAACGCACTAAGGAATCTTTTCCACAAG TGGTTGAGAACGCCGACGAATAACATGAGATCGCTTTGGGACGCGTATTCGATATTTGAGAACACAATCGACTCTAGTGGCACTTTATCCACTAAACTCCTCGgagataataaaaatatcatCAACCTCTCAATGAGAGCCTACGAA AGAATAACTGAGTTATATTCGAAGGTGTATCCGATAAAGGCTGCGTCGTATGAGGGAACGGTGTCATCAAATTCCGGTGTGCAGGTGGCTATAGACAACTGGATGGACATAATAAAATACGAAGAAACAAATCCTCTGGAAACTGATAGACAAAGTCTTATAGAACGGGTCATTTTCAACTTTGAAAGGGCACTCTGCCCACTCGTCTTCTCCAGAGAAATGTGGTACAAATACTTCCAGTTCCTACTCTTCTCAGACCGAAGATCTCAAG GGATTGAGAAGTTGGAGTTGGTGTTGAGTAGCTTTTTGCGTGACGACG aaAAGTTACGATTCGTGTTGGCGTTGTATTTGGACGAGTCTGGTGAGCCTGAAAGGGCGCATGAGCATTTCGCAATGCTTGTGCTACCTGGTCTTAGGGGTAAAACTGACCTTGATCAGGACCTAACCGGCGAGCTGAAGCTGAGAAAACTGCTCCAGTGTAAAGACTTCATGTCCCACGAGAAGTCGGAACTGGGCGGgataatacattatttgAACTTTATTCGGAGGGAGAAGCACGTCAGTGAGTGGCGGGAGGAGGTGCAGCTGATACTCTCAAAGTCCGACCTGAGCTCGTGGGACCTCTACTGGTACGCAGCAAGCACCGAGATGAGGTGCTTCAAAGACTACGACAGAGCCATTCAAATACTCAAACAAGCACAAACCAAAATCTCATTCAACTTCAACTACACACTACTCTTCCTCAATACCATGCTCAACATCGGAAAACACAatg ATGTGAGGGTGTTATTGTCGGAGTTGATAGTTGGGTCGTTGGACAAGAGTAGTAAGATAACGGAGACGGACCGGGGTCATTTATGGAATTTCTGGCTCAATATGGAGTATTTATACGGCACCGCAGAGCAGTTTAACAAGGTTAAGAGTTTATACGTTTCCTCGATGATTTCAGCCAAGTTGTCCCTGGACACTTTCACGGAGAAGTTTACGCAAGGCTCCAGGCCAACTGTGTTTGCACTTTACTCTGACATCACAGAAGCCTTTGAAAAAGCCTCAAATTCTAAGCGTAAAATGGCTCAAGACCTGGGCGCAATCGTTGAAAGTAGGAGGAAACTCTTTTGCTCCGGAATTGATTTCGAACACcttgataatattttcaagttCAACATCACATTTGGTACTTCATATTCCGTTGATCACAATCCTACGAATATTCATACTAATCATGTGTCCAACACTGTGTCCAACACTGTGTCAGAAACTTCTAATGTTAATGTGGAACAAGACCAACAGGACAGTGTTGACTTGGACAATGTTGATTTGGTGGATAATGCTGATTTGTCCGATGTTGACGAGGCTAGTAAACTACCCAAAAGGATAAATCCAAACTTACAGGATAACCCTAAACTAAAAGAATTTACACATGAACCGCGGGAATATATGACGGTGATAAAGTATGGAACAAAGATTTGCAGGCCGAATGTGTCAAGGCTTTCGGAGATTGAGCCTAAGATGACGACGTCTCTGGAGTCTTTGGTTCAGCTGCACGGTTCTAAGCGACCAATTCTGCCCCCAAAGTTCAGACCACTGGACTCTACGGGGACGCCTTGCAAAGCGCTGTTTGACTTCATAAGACTACTCCCGTCCTCAAAGGATAATAAGTTCTCTAACCTTTACGTTAACACTGAGTCAATTGACTACCTAATACGCACAGTGGAGAATATGGACCTAGGAAATATCGAAATCGACCAGTACCAACCACTCCCAACAAACCTCTCAAACCAACTCAAACAAACC GATGAGACGTTGAATGAGAAGTCGTTTGAGTTTAACCAAGGACTTGAAAATATTCTAAGATTTCTACAG GACAATGCGTTATTTGATGAGAGGCCCGTAAAGAAGCCGAAAATCGCAATTTAA
- the ACAP3 gene encoding putative GTPase activating protein for Arf family protein, whose amino-acid sequence MASTDFISKVCSIDGNNFCADCGSRAPRWASVNLGVLLCINCSGIHRTLGVHLSQVKSLTLDNLKPDWIKSLLSIGNNVANAYYLYKLPPEVSRYYASASPSDMEIWIRNKYEKKLYAMDGLDEPFILLSKGYNPRESVLNRTLHNQPVPQYKHSPKQPVADLLSIDETFGTRSNYEQIKSNLNDGLNPSYVDDFNPFSIDNTQRTNDIFWPNDNQTRSYKDEPRETLGVPDIPEPEDSDKIRDAKIDAAKNSIAKLFQNPTQIGFKNSSYNSIVSHSLSPTQYNIKNRIVYLETDWTLTALT is encoded by the exons ATGGCGAGTACTGATTTCATATCAAAGGTTTGTTCAATTGACGGGAATAATTTCTGCGCCGATTGCGGCAGCAGAGCCCCTAGATGGGCCAGTGTAAATTTAGGAGTGCTCCTTTGTATTAACTGCTCTGGCATTCATAGGACTCTCGGAGTACATCTGTCACAAGTCAAATCACTAACCTTAGATAATCTAAAACCTGACTGGATTAAg TCATTATTGAGTATCGGAAATAATGTGGCAAATGCCTACTATTTGTACAAGTTACCTCCTGAGGTATCAAGGTACTACGCCTCAGCCTCTCCAAG TGATATGGAAATTTGGATTAGAAACAAATATGAAAAGAAGCTTTACGCCATGGATGGCCTAGACGAACCATTTATACTACTCTCCAAAG GATACAACCCGAGAGAATCTGTGTTAAACAGGACACTGCATAACCAGCCGGTTCCTCAATACAAACATAGTCCGAAACAACC aGTCGCGGATTTACTGAGTATCGACGAAACCTTCGGAACGCGTTCCAACTACGAACAGATAAAATCCAACCTAAACGACGGTCTAAATCCATCCTATGTTGATGATTTCAACCCTTTTTCAATAGATAACACCCAGAGGACGAATGATATTTTTTGGCCTAATGATAACCAGACACGTTCATACAAGGATGAGCCCAGAGAAACACTTGGAGTTCCAGATATTCCCGAGCCTGAGGACTCTGACAAGATACGAGACGCTAAAATCGACGCGGCCAAAAACTCCATCGCCAAACTTTTCCAAAACCCAACCCAAATCGGATTCAAAAATAGTTCCTACAACTCCATAGTAAGCCACTCCCTTTCACCTACACAatacaatattaa aaACCGAATTGTGTATCTGGAGACGGATTGGACTTTGACAGCACTAACCTGA
- the PDIA4 gene encoding Protein disulfide-isomerase A4, which translates to MTKLSRKLIIFLIVIKLYTKSALAGLVLEVPEVAQSDFEDYVKKAKRIPVVLNYPTLFIFSTGAINDFRNVSTLLSHDQKCEFITVESSTAFDGNITSLEPVLTYVKDGETKKYDGPINPGYIMSWLSNQNVCEMRVKDLSNFKSFQKSLPSGHVQVLVLFAEHDPKLVETVRSFIAEKDLAVPVLFSPEQTLSDQIVKSLSQEGIKYPTLLIMRNMSLLPKITFYTNDVRNKKELYEFLKEELIPPIHSTNSYMLPMFLVMKKTIVYIYTRDKELKKYLSESWINTVPRKHSEKLVFLHSKGSDLVENKMNTILAIDSDYEEIVVRAFVINLDTLEFYKFKPLTIEDGTISEQGMNRFIDDLENDRLSHYVKSELPIPENIDRGPVKTIVGEDFHRRVIESKDDILVLFLSSWCGHCHKAKRVFRDMGRRLKGSNGPILATFDAYNNEVEDMEISQFPTIALFQSGNKSDPVFYNGPDNLEDISLFLEKNCKRNKVNAENILQKHVSQEQIFEFHTEL; encoded by the exons ATGACAAAGCTCAGCcgtaaattaattatcttCCTCATAGTAATTAAGCTTTACACTAAATCCGCCTTGGCAGGCCTTGTTCTG GAAGTGCCTGAAGTCGCACAGTCGGATTTTGAAGATTACGTAAAGAAAGCCAAACGCATCCCAGtggttttaaattatccaaCTCTCTTCATTTTCTCTACCGGAGCCATCAACGACTTCAGAAATGTCTCAACTCTTCTCTCTCACGATCAAAAA TGTGAGTTTATAACTGTTGAGTCTTCGACGGCGTTTGACGGGAATATAACATCACTGGAGCCGGTGTTAACCTATGTCAAAGACGGGGAAACGAAGAAATACGATGGTCCTATTAACCCTGGGTATATCATGAGCTGGCTAAGTAACCAGAACGTGTGTGAGATGCGCGTTAAGGATCTTTCAAATTTCAAGTCATTTCAGAAATCCTTACCCTCAGGACATGTGCAAGTTCTCGTGCTGTTTGCAGAACATGACCCGAAACTCGTAGAAACAGTCAGGTCATTCATCGCAGAAAAGGATCTAGCCGTTCCTGTCCTTTTCTCACCCGAACAAACTCTTTCCGATCAAATCGTCAAATCTCTCAGccaa GAGGGGATAAAGTATCCTACTCTGTTGATAATGAGGAACATGAGTTTGTTACCGAAGATTACATTTTACACGAACGATGTCAGGAATAAGAAGGAGCTTTATGAGTTTTTGAAGGAGGAGTTGATTCCTCCGATCCACTCAACGAACTCGTACATGCTCCCGATGTTCCTGGTCATGAAGAAGACGATAGTGTACATTTACACTAGGGATAAGGAGCTGAAGAAATATTTGAGTGAGTCGTGGATAAACACTGTGCCCAGGAAACACAGCGAGAAACTCGTTTTCCTCCACTCCAAGGGCTCAGATCTGGTGGAAAATAAGATGAACACGATACTCGCAATTGACTCAGACTACGAGGAAATCGTCGTCAGAGCTTTCGTAATCAACCTCGACACACTcgaattttacaaattcaaACCACTCACCATCGAAGACGGAACCATCTCCGAACAG GGTATGAACAGATTTATTGATGATTTGGAGAATGACAGGTTGAGTCATTATGTGAAGAGTGAGCTTCCGATACCCGAAAACATCGATAGAGGACCCGTTAAAACAATCGTCGGCGAAGACTTCCACAGAAGAGTCATCGAATCCAAAGATGATATTCTCGTACTTTTCCTATCCTCTTG gtgTGGTCACTGTCATAAGGCGAAGCGTGTTTTCAGGGACATGGGAAGAAGACTCAAGGGTTCCAACGGACCAATTCTCGCAACATTCGACGCCTACAACAATGAAGTCGAAGATATGGAAATCA GCCAGTTCCCGACGATAGCGTTGTTTCAGAGTGGAAATAAAAGTGACCCTGTTTTTTACAACGGGCCGGATAACCTGGAGGACATTTCACTCTTTCTGGAAAAAAACTGCAAACGCAATAAAGTCAACGCCGAAAACATACTTCAAAAACACGTCTCACAGGAACAAATCTTCGAATTCCACACCGAACTTTGA
- the MSI2 gene encoding WD domain G-beta repeat protein — protein MEERNNWIVNTRVLYDFISCIKLPQQPLSVEFTQTTVHQDYTDEISFQQIACGLQYETKDDVSIYIIDVALPSQPLKEELKRYCKCLDYEGFPLPTNTQFPMYQCVAQIKLNDDVNRILSKNKDGNVLLAAKSTDVYLFNLNQLDYHQEVKNLEPVCTFTGHEDEGYGLSFNSNSTNLASCSEDGLMFIYDLSKNEPVYNYKHSGGLNCIDYSKTNESNCFVATEDGHVLLVDTRQKTSHLKTRKVEGAENSVSTTVHNPNVFASGSTKGEIHLWDQRNLSEPLHSISVHKGPIVRLHFNQLNKSLISSGSEDLTICILDLESAGKDVDSSEYDEEDEEDDAPPELIFTHTGHQDKVYDFVWSKNQETENLIASVGEDYSLQMWQMTSQLLEESSDFEMD, from the exons atgGAGGAGCGTAACAACTGGATAGTTAACACGAGAGTATTGTACGATTTTATAAGCTGTATAAAGTTACCACAGCAACCGCTTTCAGTGGAATTTACACAGACAACTGTTCA CCAAGATTATACCGACGAGATATCATTCCAACAAATCGCATGCGGACTGCAATATGAAACAAAAGACGACGTTTCAATTTACATTATCGAT GTCGCACTACCATCTCAGCCACTAAAGGAAGAACTGAAAAGATACTGCAAATGCCTAGATTATGAAGGATTCCCCCTACCTACAAACACCCAGTTCCCAATGTACCAATGTGTAGCCCAAATAAAACTCAACGACGACGTTAACAG AATCTTGTCGAAAAATAAGGACGGAAACGTATTATTGGCGGCAAAATCAACTGATG TGTATTTGTTCAACCTGAACCAGTTGGATTACCACCAGGAAGTAAAGA ACTTGGAACCAGTTTGTACCTTCACTGGGCATGAGGATGAAGG CTACGGATTATCATTCAATTCAAACTCCACAAATTTGGCCTCGTGTTCTGAAGACGGACTTATGTTCATCTACGACCTCAGCA aAAATGAGCCTGTGTACAATTACAAGCACTCGGGAGGCCTGAACTGTATCGATTACTCAAAGACCAACGAATCCAACTGTTTTGTGGCCACCGAAGACGGTCACGTCTTACT GGTCGATACTAGGCAGAAAACATCACACCTCAAG ACTAGGAAAGTTGAAGGTGCTGAAAATTCAGTTTCAACAACTGTTCATAATCCGAATGTTTTCGCATCTGGATCAACTAAAGGG GAAATTCATTTGTGGGACCAGAGAAACCTTTCTGAGCCTTTGCACTCAATTTCAGTCCACAAAGGGCCGATAGTCAGGCTCCACTTCAATCAGCTGAACAAATCATTGATATCCAGTGGTTCTGAGGACCTGACCATCTGTATCCTTGACCTCGAATCTGCTGGAAAAGACGTTGACTCCTCCGAATACGATGAGGAAGATGAGGAAGACGACGCTCCCCCGGAACTTATTTTCACCCACACAGGACATCAGGATAAGGTGTACGATTTCGTTTGGAGTAAAAATCAGGAAACCGAAAAT CTTATCGCATCAGTCGGTGAGGATTACTCACTCCAAATGTGGCAAATG ACGAGTCAGTTGTTGGAAGAATCAAGTGATTTTGAAATGGACTAA